The Zalophus californianus isolate mZalCal1 chromosome X, mZalCal1.pri.v2, whole genome shotgun sequence genome window below encodes:
- the WAS gene encoding wiskott-Aldrich syndrome protein: MSGGPVGGRSGGRGGPGVQQNMPSTLLQDHENQRLFEMLGRKCWTLATAVVQLYLALPPGADHWTKEHCGAVCFVKDNPQKSYFIRLYGLQAGRLLWEQELYSQLVYSTPTPFFHTFAGDACQAGLNFADEGEAQAFRALVQEKIQKRSQRQSGDRRQLPPPPAPANEERRGGLPPLPPHPGGDQGGPASGQLSLGLVTVDIQNPDITSSRYRGLPAPGPGPADKKRSGKKKISKADIGAPSGFKHVSHVGWDPQNGFDVNNLDPDLRRLFSRAGISEAQLTDAETSKLIYDFIEDQGGLEAVRQEMRRQEPPPPPLPPSRGGNQAPRLPTIGSNKGRSGPLPPVPLGGAPPPPTPRAPPLPGRGGPPPPPPPATGRSGLLPPPPPGAGGPPVPPPPPPPPPPPPSSGDGPIPPPPSALGPVGGLAPGGGRGALLDQIRQGIQLNKTPGAPESSALQPPPQSSEGLVGALMHVMQKRSRAIHSSDEGEDQAGEEDEDDEWDD, translated from the exons ATGAGTGGGGGCCCTGTGGGAGGCAGGTCTGGGGGTCGCGGAGGACCAGGGGTTCAGCAGAACATGCCCTCCACACTCCTCCAGGACCACGAGAACCAGCGACTCTTCGAGATGCTGGGTCGGAAATGCTGG ACACTGGCCACTGCCGTTGTTCAGCTGTACCTGGCACTACCTCCTGGAGCTGACCACTGGACCAAGGAGCACTGTGGGGCTGTGTGCTTCGTGAAGGATAACCCCCAGAAGTCCTACTTCATCCGTCTTTATGGCCTTCAG gcTGGCCGGCTGCTCTGGGAACAGGAGCTGTACTCACAGTTGGTCtactccactcccacccccttcTTCCACACCTTCGCTGGAGAT GCCTGCCAAGCAGGGCTGAACTTCGCAGATGAGGGCGAGGCCCAGGCCTTCCGGGCCCTGGTGCAGGAGAAGATCCAAAAAAGGAGTCAGAGGCAAAGTGGAG ATAGACGCCAGCTacccccaccaccagcaccagccaATGAAG agagaagaggagggctcccacccctgcccccacacccaggCGGAGACCAAGGGG GCCCAGCATCTGGCCAGCTGTCCCTGGGGCTAGTAACAGTGGACATCCAGAACCCCGACATCACGAGTTCACGATACCGTGGGCTCCCAGCACCTGGGCCTGGCCCAGCTGATAAGAAACGTTCAGGGAAGAAGAAGATCAGCAAGGCTGATATTGGTGCACCGAGTGGATTCAA ACATGTCAGCCACGTGGGGTGGGACCCCCAGAATGGATTTGAC GTAAACAACCTGGACCCGGACCTGCGGAGGCTGTTCTCCAGGGCAGGAATCAGTGAGGCCCAGCTCACGGATGCCGAGACCTCCAAACTTATCTACGATTTCATTGAGGACCAGGGTGGGCTGGAGGCTGTGCGGCAGGAGATGAGGCGCCAGG AGCCGCCTCCACCACCCCTGCCGCCATCCAGAGGAGGAAACCAGGCCCCCCGGCTCCCTACTATCGGGAGCAACAAGGGTCGTTCTGGTCCACTGCCCCCTGTACCTTTGGGAGGTGCTCCACCCCCACCAACTCCCCGGGCACCCCCACTCCCGGGCCGAGGCggccctccaccaccaccccctccagccACTGGACGTTCTGGATTActgccccctccgccccctgGAGCTGGAGGCCCCCCTgtgcctccaccaccaccacccccacccccaccaccgccCAGCTCTGGGGATGGGCCaatccctcccccaccttctgctCTGGGGCCTGTGGGGGGCCTGGCCCCTGGTGGAGGTCGGGGGGCACTTTTGGATCAAATCCGGCAGGGAATTCAGCTGAACAAG ACGCCCGGGGCCCCAGAGAGCTCAGCGCTGCAGCCTCCCCCTCAGAGCTCAGAAGGGCTGGTGGGAGCCTTGATGCACGTGAtgcagaagagaagcagagccaTCCACTCCTCAG atGAAGGGGAGGACCAGGCCGGCGAAGAGGATGAAGACGATGAGTGGGACGACTGA